One genomic region from Xyrauchen texanus isolate HMW12.3.18 chromosome 4, RBS_HiC_50CHRs, whole genome shotgun sequence encodes:
- the LOC127638554 gene encoding cytotoxic granule associated RNA binding protein TIA1-like has protein sequence MMDDEQPKTLYVGNLSRDVTEALIMQLFSQIGPCKSCKMIMDTAGNDPYCFVEFFEQRHAAASLAAMNGRKIMGKEVKVNWATSPSSQKKDTSNHFHVFVGDLSPEITTDDIRAAFAPFGRISDARVVKDMATGKSKGYGFVSFFNKWDAENAIQQMGGQWLGGRQIRTNWATRKPPAPKATYETTSTKHLSFDEVVNQSSPSNCTVYCGGVSIGLTEQLMRQTFSPFGQIMEVRVFPDKGYSFVRFNSHESAAHAIVSVNGTSVEGHIVKCYWGKETTDMVSPMQQVQVPQQNKVGFAAQPYGQWGQWYGNAQQISQYVHNGWQVPTYGVYGQAWNQQGFNHLQAGAGWPGVSAVSNGGVVESAQGVNGTVLANQSSMGTAGYHTH, from the exons GTATGTTGGAAACCTGTCACGGGATGTGACCGAGGCCCTTATTATGCAGCTCTTCAGTCAAATTGGCCCCTGTAAGAGCTGTAAAATGATTATGGAC ACGGCGGGTAACGATCCATACTGCTTTGTGGAGTTCTTTGAACAAAGGCACGCAGCGGCCTCCCTCGCAGCCATGAACGGGCGTAAAATAATGGGTAAG GAAGTAAAAGTCAACTGGGCCACCTCACCAAGCAGCCAGAAAAAAGACACAAGCA ATCACTTTCACGTCTTTGTTGGCGACCTCAGCCCAGAAATCACCACTGATGACATCAGAGCTGCCTTTGCACCATTTGGAAGAATATC TGATGCTCGTGTTGTGAAGGACATGGCGACGGGGAAGTCTAAAGGCTAcggttttgtttcatttttcaacAAATGG GATGCAGAGAATGCCATTCAGCAGATGGGGGGCCAGTGGCTGGGCGGCAGGCAGATCAGGACTAACTGGGCTACAAGAAAACCCCCAGCGCCCAAAGCCACCTATGAAA CAACGAGCACCAAGCACTTGTCATTTGATGAAGTAGTGAACCAGTCCAGCCCCAGCAATTGCACTGTCTATTGCGGTGGAGTCAGTATTGGCCTTACAG aacaacTCATGAGACAGACCTTCTCTCCTTTTGGTCAAATAATGGAAGTTCGAGTGTTCCCAGACAAAGGCTACTCATTTGTTAG GTTCAACTCCCATGAAAGCGCGGCTCATGCAATAGTGTCTGTTAATGGTACGTCCGTAGAAGGTCACATAGTGAAATGTTACTGGGGAAAAGAGACTACAGACATGGTCAGCCCCATGCAGCAGGTGCAGGTACCCCAG CAGAACAAAGTTGGCTTCGCCGCACAGCCATATGGTCAGTGGGGACAGTGGTATGGCAACGCACAACAAATTAGTCAGTATGTCCATAATGGCTGGCAGGTACCCACTTATGGCGTGTACGGACAAGCCTGGAACCAACAGGGCTTTAA TCATTTACAGGCTGGCGCTGGGTGGCCTggtgtcagtgcagtcagtaacggCGGTGTGGTGGAGTCTGCACAAGGAGTCAATGGGACCGTGCTAGCCAACCAGTCCAGCATGGGCACTGCAGGATACCACACACACTGA
- the LOC127642942 gene encoding uncharacterized protein C2orf42 homolog isoform X1, with product MEGPLVNSGIPLAKQTMVSPVTQISSNLAGKPHDKRKTPVFLSNLGKATLRGIRKCPKCGIFNGTRGLSCKNKACGTIFRDGVHVMKHSKKGSSEVVRVVTDSGGGKSGGPQVFSVRQRCRGSEQRGFVELVLTETAISTADGTLLTRVNLGRCYMPSCQQNESESIVDGGHLQGLQSSKSPCTHVKQAMECQAQATPLPLKSSMLESLVATSQAKEELWRLATETPGPLVQRVSKGTLIVKCQPSAAHPLGLLHMMVCLSGAKMKSEGSASFHCACHDPSAKGALGPSSLGQHSVTEGEHSHQHSLPEHCLHFYACVCAFTSDDKLASEFSAFLNNSLNGLQERVDTTALNISDSHQPIEPNISHRSRRLKLVESCTAPSVSSPSLLAVKDTSAPTLSQRKPTHRKHSGFTGLKNPGSNQPVNEAHVSLGFQQWLASITERIHQTMHFQFDGKPEPLVFHIPQAFFNALQQRLSLGSKKRRLPNYTTIFVRSDALPLGSFSKYTWHITNLLHVKRIFDTPELPLELTQSFVKNSDGSYSPYSCRENPPDPRSDACNHSCSNKPLAIRPLELRTFLRVGTCSAEQTEPVPFVIEWIPDILPHSQVGELRIRFEYGHQLGSKPEHCKSSGTEKTEQTVTEANQNQ from the exons ATGGAAGGCCCTCTGGTGAACTCGGGAATACCTCTGGCAAAACAGACCATGGTTTCTCCTGTCACTCAAATATCCAGCAACTTGGCTGGTAAACCTCATGACAAACGGAAGACTCCTGTGTTTCTGTCAAACTTGGGCAAGGCTACCTTAAGAGGCATCCGCAAGTGCCCTAAATGTGGCATTTTCAATGGCACCCGTGGCCTCAGCTGCAAAAACAAAGCCTGTGGAACTATCTTCAGGGATGGAGTCCATGTGATGAAGCATTCAAAGAAGGGATCATCTGAAGTGGTACGAGTCGTGACGGACAGCGGAGGCGGCAAGTCTGGGGGGCCCCAGGTGTTCTCGGTGCGTCAACGATGTCGTGGCTCTGAACAACGAGGTTTTGTTGAGTTGGTCCTCACGGAGACAGCCATTTCTACAGCAGATGGAACCCTACTAACCCGGGTCAATCTCGGTCGCTGTTACATGCCCTCATGCCAGCAGAACGAAAGCGAGTCCATAGTTGATGGTGGCCATCTACAAGGGTTGCAATCATCTAAAAGTCCCTGCACCCATGTGAAGCAAGCCATGGAGTGTCAGGCCCAAGCGACACCGCTGCCACTCAAGAGCTCTATGCTGGAGTCCCTGGTGGCCACTTCCCAGGCTAAGGAGGAGTTGTGGAGGCTGGCTACAGAGACACCTGGGCCCCTAGTGCAGCGGGTCTCTAAAGGGACCCTTATAGTGAAGTGCCAGCCAAGTGCCGCCCACCCTTTGGGACTGCTGCATATGATGGTGTGCTTGTCTGGAGCGAAAATGAAAAGTGAGGGTTCGGCTTCCTTTCACTGTGCATGTCACGATCCCAGTGCCAAGGGGGCATTAGGGCCGAGCAGTTTGGGTCAGCATAGCGTCACGGAAGGAGAACATTCCCATCAGCACAGTTTACCTGAACATTGCCTCCACTTCTATGCCTGTGTTTGTGCCTTCACCAGTGATGACAAGCTGGCCTCTGAGTTTTCAGCTTTTCTCAACAACAGCTTGAATG gattgCAGGAGAGGGTAGACACCACAGCACTCAATATATCTGATTCTCATCAGCCCATTGAGCCCAATATCTCTCATCGCTCCAGGAGACTCAAACTTGTGGAGTCCTGTACTG CTCCGTCTGTGTCTTCTCCATCTCTTCTGGCTGTCAAAGACACTTCTGCTCCCACCCTCAGCCAGCGCAAGCCCACTCACAGAAAACACTCCGGTTTCACTGGGCTTAAGAACCCAG GAAGCAATCAGCCAGTGAATGAGGCACATGTGTCATTGGGGTTCCAGCAGTGGTTGGCCAGCATCACCGAGAGGATCCATCAGACAATGCACTTCCAGTTTGACG GGAAGCCGGAGCCGCTTGTGTTCCACATCCCACAGGCTTTCTTTAATGCCCTACAGCAGCGTTTGTCATTGGGCTCAAAGAAGAGAAGACTGCCCAACTATACCACCA tatTTGTGCGTAGTGATGCATTGCCTTTGGGCTCCTTCTCTAAATACACCTGGCACATCACCAACTTATTACACGTGAAACGTATCTTTGATACACCAGAG TTACCTCTGGAACTCACTCAGAGTTTTGTCAAGAATAGCGATGGCTCTTATTCACCATACAGCTGTCGGGAGAATCCTCCTGATCCTAGATCCGATGCCTGCAACCATTCATGCTCCAATAAGCCTCTGGCCATCAGACCACTGGAGCTCCGCACCTTCCTCAGAGTGG GGACATGTTCTGCAGAGCAGACGGAGCCGGTGCCCTTTGTGATTGAATGGATCCCAGACATCCTCCCACACTCACAGGTGGGAGAATTGAGGATCCGGTTTGAGTATGGCCATCAGCTGGGCAGTAAACCTGAACACTGCAAGAGCTCTGGCACAGAGAAAACTGAACAAACAGTTACAGAGGCCAACCAAAACCAGTGA
- the LOC127642942 gene encoding uncharacterized protein C2orf42 homolog isoform X3 produces MEGPLVNSGIPLAKQTMVSPVTQISSNLAGKPHDKRKTPVFLSNLGKATLRGIRKCPKCGIFNGTRGLSCKNKACGTIFRDGVHVMKHSKKGSSEVVRVVTDSGGGKSGGPQVFSVRQRCRGSEQRGFVELVLTETAISTADGTLLTRVNLGRCYMPSCQQNESESIVDGGHLQGLQSSKSPCTHVKQAMECQAQATPLPLKSSMLESLVATSQAKEELWRLATETPGPLVQRVSKGTLIVKCQPSAAHPLGLLHMMVCLSGAKMKSEGSASFHCACHDPSAKGALGPSSLGQHSVTEGEHSHQHSLPEHCLHFYACVCAFTSDDKLASEFSAFLNNSLNGLQERVDTTALNISDSHQPIEPNISHRSRRLKLVESCTGSNQPVNEAHVSLGFQQWLASITERIHQTMHFQFDGKPEPLVFHIPQAFFNALQQRLSLGSKKRRLPNYTTIFVRSDALPLGSFSKYTWHITNLLHVKRIFDTPELPLELTQSFVKNSDGSYSPYSCRENPPDPRSDACNHSCSNKPLAIRPLELRTFLRVGTCSAEQTEPVPFVIEWIPDILPHSQVGELRIRFEYGHQLGSKPEHCKSSGTEKTEQTVTEANQNQ; encoded by the exons ATGGAAGGCCCTCTGGTGAACTCGGGAATACCTCTGGCAAAACAGACCATGGTTTCTCCTGTCACTCAAATATCCAGCAACTTGGCTGGTAAACCTCATGACAAACGGAAGACTCCTGTGTTTCTGTCAAACTTGGGCAAGGCTACCTTAAGAGGCATCCGCAAGTGCCCTAAATGTGGCATTTTCAATGGCACCCGTGGCCTCAGCTGCAAAAACAAAGCCTGTGGAACTATCTTCAGGGATGGAGTCCATGTGATGAAGCATTCAAAGAAGGGATCATCTGAAGTGGTACGAGTCGTGACGGACAGCGGAGGCGGCAAGTCTGGGGGGCCCCAGGTGTTCTCGGTGCGTCAACGATGTCGTGGCTCTGAACAACGAGGTTTTGTTGAGTTGGTCCTCACGGAGACAGCCATTTCTACAGCAGATGGAACCCTACTAACCCGGGTCAATCTCGGTCGCTGTTACATGCCCTCATGCCAGCAGAACGAAAGCGAGTCCATAGTTGATGGTGGCCATCTACAAGGGTTGCAATCATCTAAAAGTCCCTGCACCCATGTGAAGCAAGCCATGGAGTGTCAGGCCCAAGCGACACCGCTGCCACTCAAGAGCTCTATGCTGGAGTCCCTGGTGGCCACTTCCCAGGCTAAGGAGGAGTTGTGGAGGCTGGCTACAGAGACACCTGGGCCCCTAGTGCAGCGGGTCTCTAAAGGGACCCTTATAGTGAAGTGCCAGCCAAGTGCCGCCCACCCTTTGGGACTGCTGCATATGATGGTGTGCTTGTCTGGAGCGAAAATGAAAAGTGAGGGTTCGGCTTCCTTTCACTGTGCATGTCACGATCCCAGTGCCAAGGGGGCATTAGGGCCGAGCAGTTTGGGTCAGCATAGCGTCACGGAAGGAGAACATTCCCATCAGCACAGTTTACCTGAACATTGCCTCCACTTCTATGCCTGTGTTTGTGCCTTCACCAGTGATGACAAGCTGGCCTCTGAGTTTTCAGCTTTTCTCAACAACAGCTTGAATG gattgCAGGAGAGGGTAGACACCACAGCACTCAATATATCTGATTCTCATCAGCCCATTGAGCCCAATATCTCTCATCGCTCCAGGAGACTCAAACTTGTGGAGTCCTGTACTG GAAGCAATCAGCCAGTGAATGAGGCACATGTGTCATTGGGGTTCCAGCAGTGGTTGGCCAGCATCACCGAGAGGATCCATCAGACAATGCACTTCCAGTTTGACG GGAAGCCGGAGCCGCTTGTGTTCCACATCCCACAGGCTTTCTTTAATGCCCTACAGCAGCGTTTGTCATTGGGCTCAAAGAAGAGAAGACTGCCCAACTATACCACCA tatTTGTGCGTAGTGATGCATTGCCTTTGGGCTCCTTCTCTAAATACACCTGGCACATCACCAACTTATTACACGTGAAACGTATCTTTGATACACCAGAG TTACCTCTGGAACTCACTCAGAGTTTTGTCAAGAATAGCGATGGCTCTTATTCACCATACAGCTGTCGGGAGAATCCTCCTGATCCTAGATCCGATGCCTGCAACCATTCATGCTCCAATAAGCCTCTGGCCATCAGACCACTGGAGCTCCGCACCTTCCTCAGAGTGG GGACATGTTCTGCAGAGCAGACGGAGCCGGTGCCCTTTGTGATTGAATGGATCCCAGACATCCTCCCACACTCACAGGTGGGAGAATTGAGGATCCGGTTTGAGTATGGCCATCAGCTGGGCAGTAAACCTGAACACTGCAAGAGCTCTGGCACAGAGAAAACTGAACAAACAGTTACAGAGGCCAACCAAAACCAGTGA
- the LOC127642942 gene encoding uncharacterized protein C2orf42 homolog isoform X2, producing the protein MEGPLVNSGIPLAKQTMVSPVTQISSNLAGKPHDKRKTPVFLSNLGKATLRGIRKCPKCGIFNGTRGLSCKNKACGTIFRDGVHVMKHSKKGSSEVVRVVTDSGGGKSGGPQVFSVRQRCRGSEQRGFVELVLTETAISTADGTLLTRVNLGRCYMPSCQQNESESIVDGGHLQGLQSSKSPCTHVKQAMECQAQATPLPLKSSMLESLVATSQAKEELWRLATETPGPLVQRVSKGTLIVKCQPSAAHPLGLLHMMVCLSGAKMKSEGSASFHCACHDPSAKGALGPSSLGQHSVTEGEHSHQHSLPEHCLHFYACVCAFTSDDKLASEFSAFLNNSLNGLQERVDTTALNISDSHQPIEPNISHRSRRLKLVESCTAPSVSSPSLLAVKDTSAPTLSQRKPTHRKHSGFTGLKNPGSNQPVNEAHVSLGFQQWLASITERIHQTMHFQFDVFVRSDALPLGSFSKYTWHITNLLHVKRIFDTPELPLELTQSFVKNSDGSYSPYSCRENPPDPRSDACNHSCSNKPLAIRPLELRTFLRVGTCSAEQTEPVPFVIEWIPDILPHSQVGELRIRFEYGHQLGSKPEHCKSSGTEKTEQTVTEANQNQ; encoded by the exons ATGGAAGGCCCTCTGGTGAACTCGGGAATACCTCTGGCAAAACAGACCATGGTTTCTCCTGTCACTCAAATATCCAGCAACTTGGCTGGTAAACCTCATGACAAACGGAAGACTCCTGTGTTTCTGTCAAACTTGGGCAAGGCTACCTTAAGAGGCATCCGCAAGTGCCCTAAATGTGGCATTTTCAATGGCACCCGTGGCCTCAGCTGCAAAAACAAAGCCTGTGGAACTATCTTCAGGGATGGAGTCCATGTGATGAAGCATTCAAAGAAGGGATCATCTGAAGTGGTACGAGTCGTGACGGACAGCGGAGGCGGCAAGTCTGGGGGGCCCCAGGTGTTCTCGGTGCGTCAACGATGTCGTGGCTCTGAACAACGAGGTTTTGTTGAGTTGGTCCTCACGGAGACAGCCATTTCTACAGCAGATGGAACCCTACTAACCCGGGTCAATCTCGGTCGCTGTTACATGCCCTCATGCCAGCAGAACGAAAGCGAGTCCATAGTTGATGGTGGCCATCTACAAGGGTTGCAATCATCTAAAAGTCCCTGCACCCATGTGAAGCAAGCCATGGAGTGTCAGGCCCAAGCGACACCGCTGCCACTCAAGAGCTCTATGCTGGAGTCCCTGGTGGCCACTTCCCAGGCTAAGGAGGAGTTGTGGAGGCTGGCTACAGAGACACCTGGGCCCCTAGTGCAGCGGGTCTCTAAAGGGACCCTTATAGTGAAGTGCCAGCCAAGTGCCGCCCACCCTTTGGGACTGCTGCATATGATGGTGTGCTTGTCTGGAGCGAAAATGAAAAGTGAGGGTTCGGCTTCCTTTCACTGTGCATGTCACGATCCCAGTGCCAAGGGGGCATTAGGGCCGAGCAGTTTGGGTCAGCATAGCGTCACGGAAGGAGAACATTCCCATCAGCACAGTTTACCTGAACATTGCCTCCACTTCTATGCCTGTGTTTGTGCCTTCACCAGTGATGACAAGCTGGCCTCTGAGTTTTCAGCTTTTCTCAACAACAGCTTGAATG gattgCAGGAGAGGGTAGACACCACAGCACTCAATATATCTGATTCTCATCAGCCCATTGAGCCCAATATCTCTCATCGCTCCAGGAGACTCAAACTTGTGGAGTCCTGTACTG CTCCGTCTGTGTCTTCTCCATCTCTTCTGGCTGTCAAAGACACTTCTGCTCCCACCCTCAGCCAGCGCAAGCCCACTCACAGAAAACACTCCGGTTTCACTGGGCTTAAGAACCCAG GAAGCAATCAGCCAGTGAATGAGGCACATGTGTCATTGGGGTTCCAGCAGTGGTTGGCCAGCATCACCGAGAGGATCCATCAGACAATGCACTTCCAGTTTGACG tatTTGTGCGTAGTGATGCATTGCCTTTGGGCTCCTTCTCTAAATACACCTGGCACATCACCAACTTATTACACGTGAAACGTATCTTTGATACACCAGAG TTACCTCTGGAACTCACTCAGAGTTTTGTCAAGAATAGCGATGGCTCTTATTCACCATACAGCTGTCGGGAGAATCCTCCTGATCCTAGATCCGATGCCTGCAACCATTCATGCTCCAATAAGCCTCTGGCCATCAGACCACTGGAGCTCCGCACCTTCCTCAGAGTGG GGACATGTTCTGCAGAGCAGACGGAGCCGGTGCCCTTTGTGATTGAATGGATCCCAGACATCCTCCCACACTCACAGGTGGGAGAATTGAGGATCCGGTTTGAGTATGGCCATCAGCTGGGCAGTAAACCTGAACACTGCAAGAGCTCTGGCACAGAGAAAACTGAACAAACAGTTACAGAGGCCAACCAAAACCAGTGA